A region of Gracilinanus agilis isolate LMUSP501 chromosome 3, AgileGrace, whole genome shotgun sequence DNA encodes the following proteins:
- the LOC123239761 gene encoding zinc finger protein 665-like — protein sequence EKPYECKQCGKAFTQRGHLASHLRIHTGEKPYECKHCGKAFPDSSSLARHQRIHTGEKPYKCKHCGKSFTQRSSLVTHQRIHTGEKPYECKQCGKAFIYSSYLATHQIIHTGEKPYECKQCGKAFTQRGSLTKHQRIHTGEKPYECKQCGKAFTYSSYLATHQIIHTGEKPYECKQCGKAFPVSSSLARHQRIHTGEKPYECKQCGKAFKWKVSFTEHQRIHTGEKPYECKQCGKAFTYSSSLAKHQRSHSGEKPYECKQCGKAFNWNCNLALHQRIHTGEKPYECKQCGKAFTERGSLAKHQRIHTGQKPYECKRCGKAFTQKSYLAVHQRIHTGEKPYECKQCGKAFTERSYLAVHQRIHTGEKPYKCKHCGKAFTVRGNHTIHQRIHTGEKPYECKQCEKAFTDNSSLAKHQRSHSG from the exons gagaaaccttatgaatgtaaacagtgtggaaaggctttcacacagaggggcCATCTTGCCAGTCATCTGAGAatacacactggagagaaaccttatgaatgtaaacactgtggaaaggctttcccAGATAGCAGCTCTCTTGctagacatcagagaattcacacaggagagaaaccatataaatgtaaacactgtggaaagtcTTTCACTCAGAGGAGCTCTCTTgttacacatcagagaatccacactggagagaaaccttatgaatgtaaacagtgtggaaaggctttcatataTAGTAGCTATCTTGCTACACATCAGataatccacactggagagaaaccttatgaatgtaaacagtgtggaaaggctttcacacagaggggcTCTCttactaaacatcagagaattcacacaggagagaaaccttatgaatgtaaacagtgtggaaaggctttcacatatAGTAGCTATCTTGCTACACATCAGataatccacactggagagaaaccttatgaatgtaaacaatgtggaaaggctttcccAGTTAGCAGCTCTCTTGCtcgac atcagagaatccacactggagagaaaccttatgaatgtaaacagtgtggaaaggcttttaaatGGAAGGTCTCTTttactgaacatcagagaatccacactggagagaaaccttatgagtgtaaacaatgtggaaaggctttcacatatAGCAGctctcttgctaaacatcagagaagtcacagtggagagaaaccttatgaatgtaaacagtgtggaaaggctttcaacTGGAATTGTAATCTTGccctacatcagagaatccacactggagagaaaccatatgaatgtaagcagtgtggaaaggctttcacagagaggggctctcttgctaaacatcagagaattcacacaggacagaaaccttatgaatgtaaacgctgtggaaaggctttcactcaGAAGAGctatcttgctgtacatcagagaatccacactggagagaaaccatatgaatgtaaacagtgtggaaaggctttcacagagaggagctatcttgctgtacatcagagaatccacactggagagaaaccttataaatgtaaacactgtggaaaggctttcacagttaGAGGCAATCATACCATTCATCAGCGAatacacactggagagaaaccttatgagtgtaaaCAATGTGAAAAGGCTTTCACAGATAACAGctctcttgctaaacatcagagaagccacagtgga